In Camelina sativa cultivar DH55 chromosome 16, Cs, whole genome shotgun sequence, a single window of DNA contains:
- the LOC104753940 gene encoding serine carboxypeptidase-like 9: MNMTLKFLLLLLFVLSHHAESGSIVKFLPGFEGPLPFELETGYIGMGEKEEDQLFYYFIKSENNPEEDPLLLWLEGAPGSSSLSGLLMEIGPLTVKTERYNGSVPSLVSTTYSWTKMASIIFLDQPVGSGFSYSSKTPLDNSTDTIEVNKIHEFLQKWLSKHPQYLSNPFYATGNAYAGMIIPALVEKISKENYICCKPPINLQGYVIGNPVTDYATERNYRVQFAHGMSLISDELYESLKRECNGNYFNVDPPRSKKCLKLVEEFNKCTDDINAYDILLPNCDDQIDSENMEPDCFYYKYYLEERWANTESVREALHIKKSKFGAIYEYRGPEKNGCA; this comes from the exons ATGAATATGACACTAAAGTTCCTTCTTCTGCTTCTATTTGTTTTGAGTCATCATGCTGAATCTGGCTCTATCGTGAAGTTTCTTCCCGGTTTTGAAGGCCCTCTTCCTTTCGAACTCGAAACAGG GTACATTGGTATGGGTGAGAAAGAGGAAGATCAACTGTTTTACTATTTCATCAAGTCAGAGAATAATCCAGAAGAAGaccctcttcttctttggttagAGGGAGCACCTGGAAGTTCTTCTCTGTCTGGTCTTCTTATGGAGATTG GCCCTTTGACTGTGAAAACCGAGCGTTACAATGGAAGTGTGCCCTCTTTGGTATCAACTACATATTCATGGACAAAG ATGGCGAGCATAATATTCTTGGATCAGCCTGTTGGATCTGGATTCTCATATTCATCAAAAACTCCACTTGATAACTCTACTGACACGATTGAAGTTAACAAAATCCATGAGTTTCTTCAAAAG tGGCTAAGCAAGCATCCACAATATTTGTCGAATCCATTTTACGCTACTGGAAATGCTTATGCCGGTATGATTATTCCTGCCCTCGTTGAGAAAATCTCAAAAG aaaattatatatgttgcaAGCCTCCTATAAATCTACAG GGTTATGTGATCGGAAACCCGGTAACAGATTATGCAACTGAACGAAACTATCGTGTTCAATTTGCTCATGGAATGTCACTAATCTCTGATGAACTCTACGAG tcaCTAAAGAGAGAATGTAACGGAAATTATTTCAATGTGGATCCACCACGTAGcaaaaaatgtttgaaacttGTTGAAGAATTCAATAAG TGTACTGACGACATAAATGCGTATGATATATTGCTACCAAATTGCGATGACCAAATAGATTCAGAAAATATGGAACCTGATTGCTTT tattataaatattatctcgAAGAACGTTGGGCCAACACAGAGAGCGTTCGCGAAGCTCTTCATATCAAAAAG tctaaATTTGGGGCAATCTATGAATACAGGGGACCAGAGAAGAATGGTTGCGCTTAA